Within the Clostridium scatologenes genome, the region CACCACCTATACAATATACTAATATATCTATATATTTTTAACGATATTGAAAATTTTCTCACAGCAATCTTATAAAGATACTTATCTAACTTACTTGATTTCAAATACTTCATTTGTCCTAAATCTACAATTAATACTTTTAAATTAAATTCAAAAATTGGATATATAATGACATTATACACCCAATTATTATTACTTTCTACAAAAATCTTTTATTATTCCATTAACTTCAATTATGAAAATATATTTCCAAAAGGCCTTAAATTCTTGTGAATTAAAATAATCCATAAATTCAAAAGAATTAAATTGATATTTTCTGCAGATTATTTGTATAATATGTTATCCTAATTTAAAGTTTGTTCGTAATAAATTTAATCTATTCATATAGCTATAGAAATAAAATGTTTTCATTGAATTCTGTAAAATTTTGGTGTAGTATAGTTTATATAAATATTGATAATAGCACACTTATCGAAAGATAAGGTCGCAAAGCTATGGGTCTTAAGAAATTTGCTTTTCTATGATTGCCAGGTTGCCAAAGTTAATTTATCTCAAGAAACTCATGTATATTTGTGTGTCTATTATTTAGTAGTAAATAATAGACACTTTTAATTTTTTAAAAATAAGCTTTATAAACTGATAAAATGTTTCTTTAAGGAGGGCATAATAAATATGGGAGTAAAATTAAGTTATATTGATGTATGTCATGGATCAAAGGTGGTTTCAAATAATTTTTATATTGAACATTTTAGAAGACAAGACAAAGATATCAAGCATCTACTGGAAGATGTGATGGGCAGAGATAAAAGATATATGCTAAACGATGACGAATCAGTCCTTCAACTTGTTATAAAAGCAGGGAAATCTGTATTAAAAAAGGCTAACCTTGAAGGAAAAGACATTGATGCAATTATATATTCTTCCATATTACCAGAATATATATCACCTGCAACATCAATTTTTATACATAAGGAATTGAATATGAGTCCTAATGTAATGTGCCTTGATGTCAATGCTAATTGCGCTGGAATGGCTATTGCTTTTGAAAATATGTCAAATTATCTTATGTCATCAAAGCATGCCAAAAAAGCTCTTATTATTGGTTGTGATGATGATAACGCTATTATAGATCCTAACAATGAACTGTGTTATGGTAATTATGGTTATGCAGCATGTGCAATGGTTTTAGAAAAAGTTGATGAGGATTGTGGCTTAATTGATAATCAATATTACGTAAATACAGATATAGTGGACAAAGTTCTTTATCCAAGCCACGGATTTTCAAATTTTTTAAAATCAAAAAATTTGGATGAGCTTTACCTTAAGTGGCTTCCT harbors:
- a CDS encoding 3-oxoacyl-[acyl-carrier-protein] synthase III C-terminal domain-containing protein translates to MGVKLSYIDVCHGSKVVSNNFYIEHFRRQDKDIKHLLEDVMGRDKRYMLNDDESVLQLVIKAGKSVLKKANLEGKDIDAIIYSSILPEYISPATSIFIHKELNMSPNVMCLDVNANCAGMAIAFENMSNYLMSSKHAKKALIIGCDDDNAIIDPNNELCYGNYGYAACAMVLEKVDEDCGLIDNQYYVNTDIVDKVLYPSHGFSNFLKSKNLDELYLKWLPFSVENLISNAVDIMEKMIKQNGITKDDISMFCFSQLAVKNIYKIRQAMGISEEKSLYIGNKYGYTGTSSPFIALYEAIEKGKVKRGDYVMIWTFAAGSQGIVILLKY